CGCCAGGCATTAACTCCGCCACGCCTTTCTTCGAGATCACGGAGGAGGAGTGGCACAAGATCCTCGACGTGAACCTCAAGAGCATGTTCCTCGCTTGCCAGATCTTCGGAAAGCGGATGATCGAACAGGGAGAGGGCGGCAGCATCATCAACTTCAGTTCAGCGTCCAGCGGTCCGCCTTTGTCCAAGGTCTTTACCTACTCGATCTCCAAGGCAGGAGTGAACAACCTGACCCAGTGGCTCGCTCGGGAGTGGGCCCCGTACCGAATTCGGGTGAACGCCATTGCGCCGGGCTTTTTCCCTGCGGAACAGAACCGCCGCATCCTCACAGAGGAACGCATTGCCGACATCATGCGTCACACGCCGATGAAGCGCTTCGGGGAGCCGGAAGAGCTGGTGGGGGCAATGCTCTGGCTGGCTTCCGAACGGGCGTCCGGCTTTGTGACCGGCCACATCGTGCGCGTGGACGGTGGATTCACGGCGATGACCATCTGACAGGCACGGCCAGGGGAAGGACCCATGAGCTGGAACGGGCGCGCGGCTGTGTACGTCGAAACCGACGTGCTGGAGTTCCGCCAAGAAAAGGTCGCCGTTTCTCAGCCGGACGACGTAGTCCTCAAGGTAGTGGCCTGTGGGGTCTGCGGCACCGATCTGCATCTGTTCCACGGCGAGATTCCGCTGGCCAGGCCGCCCGTGGTCCTCGGACACGAGATCTTCGCCGAGGTGGTGGAAGTTGGGCCTGGCGTCGACGATCTCCGGCCCGGTCAGCGCGTGGCGGTGGATCCGGTTATTCCGTGTGGGAGATGCGAGTTCTGTCAATCCGGGCGACCCAACCTTTGCCCCCACCAGCGCAATATGGGTTACCACGTGGCCGGGGGCTATTGCCAATATACGAAAGCCTCTCGCGACCGCCTTTACCCGCTGAGCCAGTCGGTTGGCTTGAAGGGGGGCATCCTGGTGGAGACCCTGGCGTGTGTCGTCCGCGGCTACGATCGTCTGCAGCCGGCGGCAGGAAGCCGGGTGCTGGTCGTAGGCGCAGGTACCGTAGGGCTCCTGTGGGCTCAGCTTCTGCAGGGCGCGGAGGCCTGTGAGGTCGTCCAGGTCGATTTGGTCCCGGAGAGGGCGGAGGTGGCCCGCAAGCTGGGTGCGCACCACGCTCTTGCGGTAGAGGAAGGGAAGCTGCGGGAATGCCTGGGCCCTCTGGCCCAGGGCGGCTTTGACGTCGTGATCGACGCCACCGGCAATCCGCGTGCCGTGGAGGAGGGGATTGAGCTCGTCCGCCCGGGCGGCAAGATGATGGTGTTTGGCGTCTGTCCAGAGCACGCTACGGTGCGCGTTCGCCCCTACAAACTCTTTGTTGACGAAATCTCGATCCTGTCCTCGAAGATGCCGCCCTACGCGTTTCCCGAGGCCGTCCGTCTGATCGAGGCGGGGAAAATTGACGCGGAGACCATCGTATCCCACGTGCTGCCTCTGGCTGATCTACCCGAGGCTTTTGCCTTGTTTGAGAAGGGGAAAGACAAGGCCCTGAAGATCGCCATCGATCCGTGGGCGTAGCGGCAAGCTGCGCCCTGTTTAGACAGCT
Above is a window of candidate division KSB1 bacterium DNA encoding:
- a CDS encoding alcohol dehydrogenase catalytic domain-containing protein; the encoded protein is MSWNGRAAVYVETDVLEFRQEKVAVSQPDDVVLKVVACGVCGTDLHLFHGEIPLARPPVVLGHEIFAEVVEVGPGVDDLRPGQRVAVDPVIPCGRCEFCQSGRPNLCPHQRNMGYHVAGGYCQYTKASRDRLYPLSQSVGLKGGILVETLACVVRGYDRLQPAAGSRVLVVGAGTVGLLWAQLLQGAEACEVVQVDLVPERAEVARKLGAHHALAVEEGKLRECLGPLAQGGFDVVIDATGNPRAVEEGIELVRPGGKMMVFGVCPEHATVRVRPYKLFVDEISILSSKMPPYAFPEAVRLIEAGKIDAETIVSHVLPLADLPEAFALFEKGKDKALKIAIDPWA
- a CDS encoding SDR family oxidoreductase, translated to MKSAAQYLYELFNLENKVAVVIGGGGVLAGAVAKAYARAGAKVAILDLKQEYAEQRAREIHEEGGTAMAIAVDATSRRDLEEADRRIAETWGRVDILVNAPGINSATPFFEITEEEWHKILDVNLKSMFLACQIFGKRMIEQGEGGSIINFSSASSGPPLSKVFTYSISKAGVNNLTQWLAREWAPYRIRVNAIAPGFFPAEQNRRILTEERIADIMRHTPMKRFGEPEELVGAMLWLASERASGFVTGHIVRVDGGFTAMTI